One Chitinophagales bacterium genomic window carries:
- the menG gene encoding demethylmenaquinone methyltransferase: MFDHIAPRYDFLNHLLSANIDKIWRRKVRRLLEQERPRSILDVATGTGDLAIELARLQPERIIGVDISANMLELGKRKIQARHLDGLITFQKADSENLPFADNSFDAVTVAFGVRNFENLEAGLAEMTRVLKPGCRLVVLEFSKPSVFPFRELFNLYFHYILPAIGRFFSRDRRAYSYLPESVKAFPEGQKFMSLLQAAGINHVKCISLTFGIASVYTGTKS; encoded by the coding sequence ATGTTTGACCATATTGCTCCGCGCTATGATTTTCTGAATCATCTCCTTTCGGCCAATATTGATAAGATATGGAGGCGCAAGGTGCGTAGGCTTCTGGAACAGGAAAGACCGCGCTCTATCCTGGATGTGGCCACCGGCACGGGTGACTTGGCCATTGAGCTGGCCCGGCTACAACCTGAGCGCATTATAGGCGTGGACATTTCGGCTAACATGCTGGAATTAGGGAAACGGAAAATTCAGGCGCGACACCTGGATGGTTTGATTACCTTTCAGAAAGCCGACTCTGAAAATCTGCCCTTTGCGGATAACAGCTTTGATGCCGTTACCGTAGCTTTTGGAGTAAGAAATTTTGAAAACCTGGAAGCAGGCCTTGCTGAGATGACGCGCGTACTGAAGCCCGGGTGCAGACTGGTGGTGCTGGAGTTTTCCAAACCCTCGGTGTTTCCTTTTCGGGAGCTGTTTAACCTGTATTTTCATTACATCCTTCCGGCAATTGGTCGTTTTTTTTCCCGCGACAGGAGAGCATACTCTTATTTACCCGAATCCGTTAAAGCATTTCCGGAAGGACAGAAATTTATGTCGCTGTTGCAGGCAGCCGGAATTAATCATGTAAAATGCATAAGTCTTACGTTTGGAATAGCATCCGTCTATACAGGAACAAAATCCTGA
- a CDS encoding hypothetical protein (possible pseudo, frameshifted), whose amino-acid sequence MLTLTRKTFQTRPKLIMFFKSYRFIGSFPSAQDCPQTGLPEFAFGGRSNVGKSSLINYLTNNRHLARTSQTPGKTQLLNYYLVDERWYLVDLPGYGFAKVSKEKRHQFQQLIRDYLIQRSTLQCLFLLIDARIPPQPIDLRFVNWLGEHRIPFASGVYQG is encoded by the coding sequence ATGCTTACTTTGACAAGGAAGACATTCCAAACCCGTCCGAAGTTAATTATGTTTTTTAAAAGTTATCGTTTTATCGGCAGCTTCCCTTCAGCACAGGATTGCCCTCAAACAGGACTTCCCGAGTTTGCTTTCGGAGGACGCTCAAACGTGGGTAAATCATCACTTATCAACTATCTGACCAATAACCGCCACCTGGCCCGCACTTCGCAAACCCCGGGAAAGACGCAGTTGTTAAATTACTATCTGGTAGATGAACGCTGGTATCTGGTGGACTTACCCGGCTATGGCTTTGCCAAAGTTTCAAAAGAAAAACGGCACCAATTTCAGCAACTTATCAGGGACTATCTGATACAACGCAGCACATTGCAGTGCTTGTTTTTGCTGATTGATGCCCGTATTCCTCCCCAACCCATTGACCTGAGATTTGTCAACTGGTTGGGCGAACACCGGATTCCTTTTGCTTCTGGTGTTTACCAAGGCTGA
- a CDS encoding short-chain dehydrogenase: MFQPGLFKDKVVMVSGGGSGIGKAIAKQFLSYGATVYIGSRKKERLMAAAEELKQSGRCDYVELNIREPESIGQAVEAIRQKEGRVDILINNAGGQFPLAAEAITPNGWKAVIDTNLNGTFFMSQAFARHFFIPQRKGIIVNIIANIFRGFPGMSHTGAARAGVSNLTMTLAVEWAVHNIRVNAIAPGIIQSSGLEQYPPEFLRGVTSKIPMKRMGTVEEVAWLACFLASPMSEFITGETIYVDGGQRLWGDLWEIPDPPAAS; encoded by the coding sequence ATGTTTCAACCCGGTTTATTTAAGGATAAAGTGGTTATGGTTTCCGGAGGCGGCAGCGGCATAGGCAAGGCCATAGCGAAACAGTTTCTTTCGTACGGAGCTACGGTTTACATAGGCTCAAGAAAAAAAGAGCGCTTAATGGCTGCCGCGGAAGAACTAAAACAATCAGGTAGGTGCGATTATGTGGAGCTGAACATTCGTGAGCCTGAATCTATCGGGCAGGCTGTGGAAGCAATCAGGCAAAAAGAAGGCCGGGTTGACATTCTGATTAACAATGCTGGCGGGCAGTTTCCGCTGGCAGCCGAAGCCATAACTCCCAACGGCTGGAAAGCCGTGATTGACACAAATCTGAACGGCACCTTTTTCATGTCTCAAGCTTTTGCCAGGCATTTTTTTATACCCCAACGCAAAGGTATCATCGTGAATATTATCGCCAACATTTTCAGAGGCTTTCCCGGCATGTCACACACCGGAGCGGCACGGGCCGGGGTAAGTAATTTAACCATGACTCTGGCCGTGGAATGGGCAGTACATAATATACGCGTGAATGCCATTGCTCCTGGCATCATCCAGTCTTCGGGATTAGAACAATATCCTCCGGAATTTCTCCGCGGGGTAACGTCTAAAATACCCATGAAACGCATGGGCACAGTAGAGGAGGTGGCATGGCTGGCTTGTTTTCTGGCATCCCCGATGTCGGAGTTCATTACGGGAGAAACTATTTATGTGGATGGCGGACAGCGCCTTTGGGGCGATTTATGGGAAATACCTGATCCTCCGGCCGCAAGCTGA
- the coaD gene encoding phosphopantetheine adenylyltransferase produces the protein MSAKIALFPGSFDPITKGHVNVLLRALPLFDKVIVALGNNTSKRYAFPFEKRHQWIKEIFRSYPTVEVMAYQGLTVDFARKVNARYLIRGIRNSSDFEYEKTIAQLNKSMMPELETICILSDPEHGHISSTIVREIILNGGDPGIFLPPEVQL, from the coding sequence ATGTCTGCAAAGATTGCTTTATTCCCCGGTTCCTTTGATCCCATTACAAAAGGGCATGTCAATGTGCTGTTACGTGCTTTGCCTCTCTTTGACAAGGTCATCGTTGCCCTTGGGAACAACACCTCAAAACGGTATGCCTTCCCTTTTGAAAAACGGCATCAATGGATTAAAGAAATTTTCCGCTCCTATCCTACCGTGGAAGTGATGGCCTACCAGGGACTGACCGTAGATTTTGCCCGGAAAGTTAATGCCCGCTATCTGATTCGCGGCATTCGTAACAGCAGTGATTTTGAATACGAGAAAACCATAGCGCAGCTCAACAAGTCTATGATGCCTGAACTGGAAACCATTTGCATCCTCAGTGATCCCGAGCATGGGCACATCAGCTCTACTATAGTGCGCGAAATTATTCTCAACGGAGGTGATCCGGGCATTTTCCTGCCTCCGGAAGTGCAGCTTTAG
- a CDS encoding short-chain dehydrogenase has protein sequence MKSLWNDRHASVFRDDLLGLRVYSSRLLGQNPDLVLHGGGNTSVKITETNLFGETEELLYVKGSGWDLATIQAEGFAPVRMKALLQMVTLPELSDSEMVKLQRAAMTDPYAPNPSVEAILHAILPFRFVDHTHADAVVTVSNTPEGARRIQEIYGEEVLIVPYVMPGFVLAQKVYALTQNVQWDKLTGIILLQHGVFTFHDEAKESYLRMIRLVTLAERYLKRKKAGFVRSRVRPSIDLHYLARLRKAVAAKTGSAVIVSTDTSPEAVGFSSLKNVSSLVSRGPLTPDHIIRTKRTAMVAGADPVKSVEQFTASYEKYFNRFTNGKLTMLDSAPRWAVWPGRGILHFGKTLKDARIVQDITRHTIRAIQQAEKLGGWKALPQKALFDVEYWELEQAKLKKGGIGKIFQGKIAIVTGAASGIGKACVEALLSEGAVVAALDMRKDIGKIFYAQEILPLQCDVTREAAVKKAIEKTVLHFGGLDMLVSNAGVFTKSAELTELDEATWNVSMAVNLNSHRLMLKYCLPFLEHGLDPAVVIIGSKNVPAPGPAAAAYSAAKAALTQLARVAALESGRKGIRVNVVHPNAVFDTAIWTDEVLRKRAAHYGLTVEAYKKNNVLHTEVRSKDVARMVVSMLGPAFSKTTGAQVPVDGGNERII, from the coding sequence ATGAAAAGTCTCTGGAATGACAGGCACGCCTCCGTGTTTAGGGACGACCTGTTGGGCCTGCGCGTATATTCTTCAAGATTGCTGGGCCAAAATCCTGATTTGGTATTACATGGCGGAGGTAACACCTCGGTGAAAATAACGGAAACTAACCTCTTTGGCGAAACGGAGGAATTGCTATACGTAAAGGGAAGCGGTTGGGATCTGGCTACCATTCAGGCGGAAGGTTTTGCCCCTGTGCGTATGAAAGCTCTGTTACAAATGGTTACTTTGCCGGAGTTGTCGGACAGTGAAATGGTTAAACTACAACGGGCTGCAATGACAGACCCATACGCACCTAATCCTTCGGTTGAAGCCATCCTCCATGCTATTTTGCCTTTCCGCTTTGTAGATCATACCCATGCGGATGCCGTGGTGACCGTGAGCAACACACCTGAAGGGGCCAGACGGATTCAGGAAATTTATGGGGAAGAAGTGCTCATTGTCCCCTATGTGATGCCGGGTTTTGTCCTTGCCCAAAAGGTGTATGCCCTTACGCAAAACGTACAATGGGACAAGCTCACCGGCATTATCCTGCTTCAGCATGGAGTATTTACATTTCATGATGAAGCTAAAGAAAGTTATCTGCGCATGATCAGGCTTGTGACACTTGCTGAACGGTATTTGAAACGCAAAAAAGCGGGTTTTGTCCGCAGCCGGGTAAGGCCATCCATTGATCTGCATTACCTTGCCCGCCTCAGAAAAGCAGTGGCAGCCAAAACCGGATCAGCGGTAATCGTATCCACAGATACATCACCGGAAGCGGTGGGTTTCAGTAGTCTGAAAAATGTGTCCAGTCTGGTATCAAGAGGCCCTCTTACCCCTGATCATATCATTCGCACCAAGCGTACAGCCATGGTTGCCGGTGCAGATCCGGTCAAATCGGTTGAGCAGTTTACGGCTTCGTATGAAAAATATTTCAACAGATTTACCAATGGTAAGCTCACTATGCTGGATAGCGCTCCGCGATGGGCTGTGTGGCCAGGCAGAGGCATTCTGCATTTTGGTAAAACCCTGAAAGATGCCCGCATAGTGCAAGATATCACCCGCCACACCATTCGAGCTATTCAGCAGGCCGAAAAGCTGGGTGGCTGGAAAGCATTGCCGCAGAAAGCCCTTTTTGATGTGGAATACTGGGAGCTGGAGCAGGCAAAACTTAAAAAAGGCGGCATAGGTAAAATCTTTCAGGGAAAGATTGCTATCGTCACCGGAGCAGCCAGCGGTATCGGAAAGGCCTGTGTGGAAGCTCTGTTAAGCGAAGGAGCTGTAGTGGCAGCCTTAGATATGCGGAAGGATATCGGTAAGATTTTCTATGCACAGGAAATATTGCCTCTGCAATGTGACGTTACCCGCGAAGCGGCAGTGAAGAAAGCTATTGAAAAAACTGTTCTGCACTTTGGCGGGCTAGATATGCTTGTGAGCAATGCCGGAGTGTTTACAAAGAGCGCTGAGCTTACTGAACTGGATGAAGCCACATGGAACGTAAGTATGGCTGTAAACCTCAACAGTCATCGGCTCATGCTAAAATATTGTCTGCCATTTTTGGAGCATGGCCTTGACCCTGCTGTGGTGATTATTGGCTCTAAGAACGTACCTGCTCCCGGCCCGGCTGCTGCAGCCTATTCAGCAGCAAAAGCAGCTCTGACTCAGCTTGCGCGCGTTGCAGCTCTGGAATCCGGCCGCAAAGGTATCCGCGTTAATGTTGTGCATCCGAATGCAGTGTTTGATACTGCCATCTGGACCGATGAAGTGCTGCGCAAAAGAGCTGCACACTATGGCCTCACCGTAGAAGCATATAAAAAAAATAATGTGTTGCACACGGAAGTAAGGTCAAAGGACGTTGCCCGTATGGTTGTGTCTATGCTTGGACCCGCTTTCTCAAAAACAACCGGGGCTCAGGTCCCCGTGGACGGAGGCAATGAACGCATCATCTGA
- a CDS encoding sulfurtransferase: protein MIEALKQLLGVKSETDLAALLAEGAQIVDVRSPEEFRTGHVKGSLNIPLSNLERSLSKLKRNKPVIVCCASGMRSAQAKSILQSKGFERVYNAGSWQSLKNFCG, encoded by the coding sequence ATGATTGAGGCTTTAAAACAACTGCTGGGGGTAAAATCCGAAACAGATCTTGCCGCTCTGCTTGCAGAGGGCGCTCAGATTGTTGATGTGCGCTCACCGGAGGAGTTCCGGACTGGACATGTGAAGGGTTCATTAAATATACCCCTGTCCAATCTGGAGCGATCCCTTTCAAAACTCAAAAGAAACAAACCGGTAATAGTATGCTGTGCATCCGGCATGCGCAGCGCTCAGGCAAAAAGCATCCTGCAATCCAAAGGATTTGAGCGGGTCTATAATGCAGGCTCCTGGCAGAGCTTAAAAAATTTTTGTGGATAA